Sequence from the Ereboglobus luteus genome:
CGCGCGGCCCGCATCGTGTCGCGCTCGTGGAAAATCCCGTTCGCACCGCCAACTTTCTCGCCGAACGCGACGCGCGCATCGCCGCGCTTCGCGAAACGCTCGGCGCGCTTTTGCGCGAGCGGTCGCGCATCACGCTGGAAATCGGTTGCGGGCACGGGCATTTTCTCACGGCCTACGCGGAGGCGCATCCGCAAGCGCCGTTTTGCGCGGGGCTCGACCTGATCGGCGACCGTGTCCGCCGCGCGAATCGCAAATGCGAGCGCGCCGCGCTTGGCGACAGGCTTGCGTTTGTCCAGGCGGAGGCGGTGGAATTTTTGTCCGTGCTTCCGGAGCATGTCGCGCTGGCTGATGTTTTCATCCTGTTTCCCGATCCGTGGCCAAAGCGCCGGCATCACAAGCACCGGATCATGCGCGCCGAAATCCTCGACCGGCTCGCGGAACGCGCGGAGCCGGGCGCGCGGCTTTGTTTCCGCACGGACGACCGCGATTATTTCACCGCGGCGCGCGAAGTCGTCGGTGAACACCCGCGCTGGCGGCTGGCGGACAAGGGCGATCCCGCCGCGTCGTGGCCGTTCGAATACGCAACTGTGTTTCAACAGAAAGCCGCGGCGCACCAGTCACTTGTGGCGGTGCGCGCCTAGCGTCGCACCACGGCAACGCCGCCATGAAATGGCACCCAGTGCATGAGGCGGAGACGCATCCACTTGCCGCCGAATGTCGCCCGTTCGTATGTCAATATTGACCGCTTGAATCTTTTTCTTAGCGCATCGCAACCGGCGCCGACATCTTCCGAATAAAACATTTTCCGCCGTTGACGCGACCTGATTGCTTCGATTATCCAACGTCACTTAACGTTCAAATAACCTTAGCCCTCACCCGCCCTTCGGTATTCCAAAACAATCATGTCTCGTGGCAAAATACTAACCTTGGCCCTTTCAGTTTTCGCATTTGCGACGGCGGCTTTTGCATCAGGAGCAGAAGGGCATTCCGCGGTCGCCACCGCCGCCGGCGAACTTTTCAAGATCGGCCCGATTTCAATCACAAACAGCATGGTGACGAGCTGGCTTGTCGCGCTGGCGTTGATCGTGGCGGTGAGGCTTGCGATCGGAAAACGCCCGAAGCTTGTGCCGACGCGCGCACAGGCGATGGTCGAAAGTCTGGTGGAGGGGCTCCTGAACATGATTACGCCGATCGTGGGAAAACGCGTGGCCAAGCCGGCGTTTCCGCTGCTGGTGGGTTTGTTTATTT
This genomic interval carries:
- the trmB gene encoding tRNA (guanine(46)-N(7))-methyltransferase TrmB, yielding MENPVRTANFLAERDARIAALRETLGALLRERSRITLEIGCGHGHFLTAYAEAHPQAPFCAGLDLIGDRVRRANRKCERAALGDRLAFVQAEAVEFLSVLPEHVALADVFILFPDPWPKRRHHKHRIMRAEILDRLAERAEPGARLCFRTDDRDYFTAAREVVGEHPRWRLADKGDPAASWPFEYATVFQQKAAAHQSLVAVRA